The genomic segment ACAACGAAAGCACCACGGTAATTAGCATTAATATTCATCACACATTGGGCTACATATTCATCTTCTGTTAAACCAGCAGATGTTAACTTCTGCTGGTCTGGTTCAACAAAGTAACGCCAGATAATCGGTGGATTATTAATAACCTCTACTTCTCTTGTTGGAATCTTCTCACTGATTGTAATGCTAAAGTGGCGATTTAGAAAGTGGTCTGCCTCCTCCTTAGCTGTTAAGTCATCATAGAACATATGAACAGCATATTTATCCTCATACTCAGGATAGATCCCGTAAGCAGCAAACCCGCCACCTAATCCATTGGACCTCTCATGCATCAAAGCAATAGACTCCATAATCTCTGCCCCAGAAAATCTGTTTCCTTTTCGATTCAAAATACCACTAATAGCACAGCCTGACATTATCTTTTCTTGTGGTCTACTTCCTCTCATCTACTTCACCTCTCACTTTGATCAGTTTTATTTTCATAATATGAAATTAGTTTTCATTTTTAGAGTATAATAATTATATAATATTTTTTCATTAATTGCAAGTAAGTTTTATAATACAAAAAGCCCCAGGTTTTATCCTGGGGCTAGAGCTTAAATTGCTTCTTTTCCGACTTCTTTAGTTCTAATTCGAACTGCTTCTTCAATAGAATAAATAAATATTTTACCGTCGCCTACTTCACCAGTTCTAGCTGCTGACAGGATTTTATCTACTAAGTCTTCAACTTTCTCTTCGTCTACAACAATTTCTACCTTTAACTTCTCTTTAAATTTCACCTCATACTCTACTCCGCGATAAGTATCCGTCTGACCTTTCTGGTTACCATAGCCAGCGATCTGGGTAATATTCAGACCGCTAATTCCTAACTGTTCTACAGCTACTACTAACTCTTCTAACTTCTCCGGTCTAATAATACACTCTACTTTTTTCATATCATCACTCCTTTAGCCCTATTCTTGCTTACTGACTTTAATACTCTTTTTGGCATGCAGTGGGACAAAGTCTGGATAGGAAACAGAGTTATGCTCCGTTAAGTCCAATCCTCTCTTCTCTTCTTCTTCGGATACTCTCATACCGATAGTCAAATCAACAGCCTTAAAGAGAATATAGGAAGTAGAGAAGGTCCAGACTGCTACACTGATAACTCCCTTCGCCTGGGTTAATAATAGGTTCAATCCCCCGCCATAAAATAGGCCACCGTCAGTTGCTAATAGACCTACCATTAAGGTACCGAAAGCACCACAGACACCGTGGACCGCTACTGCACCAACTGGATCATCAGCCTGTAATTTATCTATAAGTTCGACTGCATAAACTACAAGTATTCCTGATAATGCACCGATAATAACTGCTCCTACATTATCAACTGCAGCAGTACCGGCAGTAATTCCTACTAATCCGGCCAGAGCACCGTTAAGCGTCATACTGACATCAGCTTTACCATATTTAATCCAGCTAGTAAGCATGGCTAAAACTACTCCTGCAGCTGCTGCTAGATTAGTAGTCACTGCAATCGAGCCAATACTTAAATCAGTTCCGGCCACAGTACTACCGGTATTAAAGCCGAACCAGCCGAACCAGAGAATAAAGACTCCTAAAGCTGCCATTAATAAATTATGGCCGGGAAGAGCATTGGCTGAACCATCTTTATTATACTTACCTAACCGCGGTCCTAAAACTATTGCCGCTGCCAGAGCAGCCCAACCGCCTACTGAGTGAACAACTGTCGAGCCAGCAAAGTCAATCATATTTGATAACCAACCCCCACCCCAAATCCAGTGGCCAACTACCGGATAAATGACTCCGCTAATTACAATACTGTAGATTAGATAGCCAGTATACTTAGTTCTTTCTGCTGCTGCACCAGAAACAATTGTTGCTGCTGTAGCAGCAAAAACAGACTGAAAGACCCAGAAAGCCTCTAAAGGAATGTTTAACCCGAGATGTTCATAACTACCGTTTAAAAAGAATCCGTCTAGGCCAATAAAGCTATTCCCTACACCAAACATAAAGGCAAAACCACAGATCCAATAGACAACCGCTCCAATAGAAACATCCATAATATTCTTCATAATAATATTTCCTGCATTCTTAGCCCGTGTAAATCCGGCTTCTACCATAGCGAAACCAGCCTGCATAAAGAAGACTAAGAAAGCTGCCAATAAAGTCCAGGTAGTATCAATCGCTACTGCATTACTCTCAGCCGTTGTCGCTGCCAGAGCTGTAGGCGACAGTAAAACTACCATCAAAACTAACAACATTAATAGAGCTACTCTTCTACTCATTATCTTTCCTCCTCTTTACTAACCATTCATTATTTATTCTCATTATTCTTAAATCAGGGCCAAGACAGAGAAGCAATTACTCTCTACTGACTACTTATCATCCTCTGCCTTGTTACCTAGGGCTTAACTTACTTAAAATGTCTCTAAATAATTATCTAACTCCCACTGGTGGACAGAAGTTCTATAATCATCCCACTCTATCTGCTTAGCCTCAACAAAGTGTTTGAGGACATGATCACCTAGAGCATCCTGGATTACTTCATCAGCCAGTAGTTCCTGTACTGCCTGATTAATATTGACAGGTAAGCTTTCAATACCTAACTCCTCTTTCTCTTCAGCAGTCATATCATAAATATTTTCCACGACCTCTGTCGGCGGTTCAATCTCGTTTTTAATTCCATCTAGCCCTGCCTTTAACATCACAGCAATTGCTAAATAAGGATTAGCTGTAGGGTCTGGATTTCTAAGCTCTAAACGGGTTCCTACTCCACTAGCCGATGGTATTCGAATCAAGGCACTGCGGTTAGCACTAGACCATGCCTGATAGACTGGTGCTTCATAGCCAGGTACTAAGCGTTTATAAGAATTAACTGTTGGATTAGTAATTGCTGCTAGCGCTTGAGCATGCTTTAATAAACCACCGATATAGTATTTTGCCGTCTGGCTTAAGCCTAACTCATCGCTTTCATCATAAAAGGCATTTTCGCTGCCTTCAAATAAAGATTGGTGAACATGCATTCCGGAACCATTCTCTCCAAAGATCGGCTTCGGCATAAAAGTCGCATGTACGTCATATTGATTAGCAATCGATTTAACCACAAATTTAAAAGTAGCGATATTATCAGCCGTCCGCAGAGCCTCTTCATATTTAAAGTCAATCTCATGCTGCCCCGGTGCTACCTCATGATGGGAAGCCTCTACTTCAAAGCCCATCTTCTCTAAAGTCAAGACTATCTCTCGACGAACATCATTGCCTAAATCTACAGGACCCAAATCGAAGTAGCCTCCCTGGTCATGTGTTTCTATAGTAGCTCTACCATCCTCCGTCTTTTCGAATAAGAAGAACTCCGGTTCTGGCCCTACATTCATGGTATAACCCATTTCTTCTGCTTCTTTTAAGACCTTCTTTAGTACATTCCGCGGCCCACCAGCGAAAGCTTCGTCGTTAGGATTATAGACATCACAGACCAATCGTGCTACTGTCCCGCCGGCTTCAGGCCGCCAGGGAAAGATAGTAAATGTATTGAAGTCCGGCTTAAGGTACATATCCGATTCCTGAATCCGAGTAAAACCGTCAATTGATGAACCATCAAACATTATCTCTCCTTCTAGCGCTTCCTCTAATTGATCTACTGTAATAGCTACATTCTTAACTACTCCTAAAATATCCGTAAACTGTAAGCGAATAAACTTAACATCCAACTCCTCTGCTTTCTGTAATACATCTTCTTTAGTCATACTACTCATCTTTTAACTCCTCCTTATTTCAATTTAGTGTAAGTTTCATGTTATCTTTATGTTAATTATAAGGACTACCACGCCATTTGTCAAGTGAAAATCAGGATTTAATCTATATTTGACATAAACCTAACATCGACAGGTATAGTTAATCCCAGCTTAAAACTCAGGAATTGGGGGCAGCTGCAGCTTATGACTATTCTCCTCCGCTAAACTTTCTACTTTCCTCTTAACCTGTTCATCGGCTTCGCCAGTTAAAATATAACGATCTATCTCTTCATAGCTAAGACCCAGCTCTGACTCATCAGTCTGATCGGCCCATAATCCAGCCGAAGGAGCTTTATTGATGATTCTATTCGGAATTTCTAACAGCTTAGCCACCTCCCTAACTTCTGTTTTTACCAGATTACCCATTGGAGCTAAATCAATCCCTCCATCACCGTGCTTAGTGAAGTAACCCAACTTTAATTCACTACGGTTATCGGTGCCAATAACTAGACTATTTCTTAATTGGCCATAATAATATAAGACTGTCATCCTCAATCTAGGCTTTATATTAGCCTTAGGCATTTTATCATCAAAATTATCCACCGCAGACAATAATGTATTAAGCGTATTATTCAGATCTACTATTTCATAATCGATATCAAACTCATCAGCTACTAATTGCGCATCGCGCCGATCCTGCGAATTACTTTCACAGGGCATAATCAACCCTAAGGTTCGTTTAGGAAAAGCCATCTTGGACAAGACTGCTGTTACCGATGAATCTATTCCGCCAGATAACCCAACCACTGCCCCCTGACAGCCTGCTGATTCCACCTTGTCCTGTATCCAATTTTGAAGTTTATAAATTACTTTCTGATAATTCTTATCTAACATAATTCCACTCCTTATATCCGATTATATTTCACTTCTATCAACTTAACCACAGTTGCATTCTGTCGCCAACTGATGAAATATCGGTTTATTGCGATCTCTCATTTTTTGATGATACAGCTTACCTATACCAGATCTACGTCGATCATACATCTTCCGTCTGCCAAGTTCCTTCTGACCATTAGTAGTGCAACACATAATTATCCCCTCCGTTTATTGTTAGTTATCCTTCACCCCAAACAACATTCGGTGTTAGTGTTATACTTATGTTATCTCTACGTTAATTATAGCGGTTATCCCGGCTTCTGTCAAGGAAATATCCACTTTTTATTAAATACCTCACATGAGAAGTAACAAAAAAGGCTTCCCCTGCTAAGCAGGAGAAACCTATATACAGACTACTTAATACTGACATTATACTCTTCTAGCCAGGTATTAACCTGAATTAAGTAAGCAAATAGCTGCGGTAGGCGCATCAGCTGCCCAAACCAGGGAATATCGAAATCCTGATCTGCCTTAGTTAACTTTCGTACAGCAGCCACATCTATTAATTCAAGTAAAGGAGCATTAGGGGTATCTAGAATCTCTAACAGCCAATCCCTTACTGCTGCAAAGTAGTCGGGATTAAAGGTTTTAGGATATGGATTCTTTGGTCTCAGCCGCACATCCTCAGGCAGAATTCCCTTTAGAGCCTCCCGCAAAATCCCCTTGCGGTTACCGCCGTAATTCTTCATCGACCAGGGGATATTCCAGACATACTCCACAAGCCGATGGTCGCAGAAAGGAACTCTAATCTCTAAACCAGTAAGCATACTCATTCGATCTTTGCGGTCTAACAACGTCGGCATCCAGCGGGTGAGATTGAGATAAAACATTTCCCGCATCCGGGCATTTTTCCCTTCTTCACCCGGCAATCGAGGCACTTCTTCTAACGCTTGCTGATACTTAGCCTGCATATATTCCTGCGGCTTAATTCGGGCAGCCAAGTTATTATCTAAGAGCCTAACTCTATCCTCTAGGTTCCGCGACCAGGGAAACGTATCAGCCTGCAGTGCTTCCTCTCTATGATACCAAGGGTATCCACCGAAAATTTCATCGGCACACTCGCCGGAAACAGCCACAGTAAAGTCCTCTTTAATCGCCCGGCTAAAGAGATAAAGCGACGTATCTATATCAGCCATCCCCGGCAGATCCCGGGCAGTAACTCCTGCCGGCAGCATTTCTGCCAGCCGGGAATTATCCAAAATTACAGAATGATGCTTAGTCCCTAGGTAGTTAGAAACGCGTTCTACCCAGACATTATCAGCATCTGGCTGAAATTCATTAGACTCAAAATGTTCATCATTTCCTTCATAATCTACCGAATAAGTATGCAACTGTCCCTTACCAGCCTCTTGTAATGCTTTACTGGCTACTGCTGTAATAGCACTGGAATCAAGACCACCGGATAACAGAGTACAGATAGGGACATCAGATACTAATTGACGTTCAACTGTATCTACAAATAATTCTCTTACCCTATGCACCGTCTCTTCTGCAGTATCTGTATGCTGTTTGCTTTCTAGATTCCAATATTGACACTTTCTTAACCCATCACGATCATAAACTAGATAATGTCCCGGCTTTACTTCATCTATTCCACAAAAAACGCCATTACCTGGAGTCCGGGCCGGCCCCATGACAAAGATCTGACCCAATCCATCAGTATCAATCTCTGCTTCTATATCAGGATGGGCTAACAATGCCTTCAATTCAGACCCAAATATTAATCTATCCTGCTGTTGAGTATAAAAAAGCGGCTTAACTCCAATCCGATCCCGGGCCAGATATAATGACTCTCTCTTCTGATCCCAGATACCAAAAGCAAAGATACCATTTAAATGTTTAACACATTCTTCTCCCCATTCAATATAAGATGTAAGTAGTACCTCAGTATCAGAGTGACTATTAAATTCATATCCTTTAGTCTTCAATCTTCTTCTCAATTCCTGCGTATTATATAGTTCTCCATTATAAGTAATCACATATGTATTACCTTGGTGTTTTTTTATCATTGGCTGTTTTCCACCTTCAGGATCAATTACAATCAGCCGCCTATGAGCAAAACCAACATTTTCAGTAAACCATGCTCCTTTTTCATCAGGTCCGCGGCATTCTAAAGTCTTTCCCATCTCTTCTACAATAGATCGCTGCTGATTCATATTAACTTTCCAGTCTATCCAGCCTGCAATACCACACATATCTTACACCTCTCTTTTAATTTATTATTATAATATGTTACTCAATTTCATATATTGCATTACATTTTCATTATACGTGAATCAAATAATAAATGTGATAAAATATTTTTTTGCAGGACAATTATCTCTTGGCCTTGTAATAATGTAATAAGTTAGAGTATTCTTTATTAAGGAGGGAGAATAAGAATGAAAATAGTAATGTTAGAGCCATTAGCAGTCAAAGAGGAAATTATCAATGAGCTTAAAGCAAACTTAGAAGAACAAGACCATGAATTTGTAGCTTATGATAATAGAATTGAAGATGAAGACGTGATAATTGATAGAGCTTCCGAGGCTGACGCATTAATCATTACCAATTTACCCTTATCTGAAAGAGTTATTGAGGCCTGTTCCAATCTTAAATTGATTTCTGTTGCTTTTACAGGAGTAGACCATATAGACCTAGAAGCATGCCAAAAACAGGGAGTCACAGTCTGTAATGCTCCTGGTTACTCAACTCATTCAGTAGCTGAATTAGCAATAGGATTTATGATCACTGTAATGAGAAATATGGTTCCATGTGATGTTGCTACCAGAAAAGGAAAAACTAGAACAGGATTAATAGGTAATGAACTCAAAGGAAAAAAGTTAGGAATAATTGGAACAGGAAGTATAGGGCTAAGAGTAGCTGAAATAGGTAAGGTCTTTGGATGTGAATTACTTGGATATAATCGATCTGAAAAAGAACAGGCCAAAGAATTAGGACTTGAATATGTAAATTTAGATACTCTAATGAAAGAATCTGATATAATAAGCTTACATCTTCCCCATACTGAAGAAACTAAAGGAATGATAGATAAAGAAAAGATTAGTCTAATGAAAGAATCAAGCATCTTCATCAATGTAGCTCGAGGCCCTATTGTAGATAATGAAGCACTAGCAGCTGCCCTAAAAGAAGGCCACATCGCCGGAGCAGGTATTGATGTATTTGAAATGGAACCCCCTATTCCACAAGACCACCCGCTGCTTAATGCCCCTAATACAGTGGTAACTCCTCACGTTGCCTTTGCCACTCCAGAAGCTTTTTATAGAAGAGCCAATACAGTATTCGACAATATTGAATCCTGGTTGCAGGATAATCCCCAAAATGTAATGAACTAAAGCAATTAAAGCAGGCTAACTTCAAAGTTAGTCTGCTTTTGACTATACCTGCTTTAATACCGCGCATAATGGATCCTGCCCTTAATAATTGTCTTCATCACTTCAATATCTTTAATCTCATCTGAAGGAACTGTTAGTATATCCCGATTCAAAACAGTCAAATTAGCCGCTTTTCCTACTTCGATACTTCCTTTTATATCTGCTTCAAAAGCTGCCTTAGCTGGATTAATAGTAAACAGCTTTAATGCTTCTTTTATAGTTAACTGTTGAGTAGGATTGGAATGGTTTACTGCTCCATGAATCCCCAATAATGGATCCATCGGCGTTACATCGCTATCAGAGCCTCCGATCATCAAACAATTAGCATCTATAATATCACGAAAGGGATTTGTTCTTTTGGCTCTTTTTTCTCCTAATCGAGTACTATACATACCAGCGCTTCCGCCCCAATAATACTCAAATGCCGGCTGCATAGAAAGCGTTACTCCTAATTCTTTAGCCTTATTTATCTGTTGTTGATTGATCAATTCATTATGTTCTACTCTATGTCTAGGATTATCCCTCGGATACTCTTTCTGGGCTACTTGATAAGCTTCTAATATCTGGTCAATAGCCCGGCTGCCAATAGCATGGACTGCAATCTGTAGTCCTGCTTTATGGGCTGTAGTTACAAATTCATTAATTCTTTTCTGGCTGTGATATAACCGCGCTCTAGTAGTAGGTTCATCGGCATACGGCTCTATTAAGGCTGCTGTTCGGGAACCAATTGAACCATCTAAAGCAATACAACCTCCGATTCTATCCAATCCTAAACTTAAAACCCTGTCTACATCCATAGTTTGATTAAAGAGTACTATATCCAAAGGATTTTCGTCTTTAACTTCCAGCAACAATTGTAAATCCAATTCACTAAATAGGCCTCCGCCTTCCATACTATGAATAGTAGTAATCCCGACCTCCAAAGCCAACCTAGTAGCAACTTGTATTGCCTTCATCCGCTTTCTATTAGGAATATTGCCTAATACCCAGTTTCTCACTTCAAAGTTAGCCTTATTTCTGATAACTCCTGTCACCCTACCTTTTCTATCTCTATCTAAGCCTAAAATATTACGCGGCATATTCAGCAACTGCAAAGCCTTACTATTCACCACACAGGAATGACAGTCAACTCTGCTAAACCAGGCAGGATTATCAGGAACCAGCTTATCTAACTGCCATCTAGTAGGCGGCTGTGGATCAGCAAAATTCTCTTCATCAAACCCGACGCCATAAATCCATTCTCCAGCTGGTAATTTTTGGGCTCTATTCTTGATTAAATTCAACATCTCTTCTCGACTATCTACGCCAGTAAAGTTTAAGAATAACTTATTCAAACCGGTCTGTACAAAGTGAACATGGCTATCGATAAAGCCAGGCACTACAGTCTTCCCCTCGAGATTAAGCTGTTGGGTATTATCAGTCATAAATTCCTTTATCTCCTCGTTAGTTCCTACAGCAATAATCTCTTCTTTATTAACTGCAACTGCTTCGACTATCCTATCTGTTCCATCTAAAGTAATAATCTTTCCGTTATACAGAATAAGATCAGCTAATGTCTTCACTAGTAGCATCTCCTTTTAATCAACAGTTTAAGACAAGTGATTATTATTATAGCAGTGTGAAATTAAAATAACAAAATTTTCCCTTAATAGCTAATCTTATTCTGTTAAATCCCGTATTTTTGTTTCTTCCTTACTACTGTAGGCTGACTTACTCCCAAAACTTCAGCAGCCTTATAGGTACTACCGTACTTATCTAAAGCCATCTTTACTAAGTCTTCCTCCACCTTCGAAACCCCCTGCTTAAGGGGAATAATATCAAAGATTTCAATATCTAAGTTACCCTGTTGTTTTTTCTTAATATGCTCCGGAAGGCAGTCTAAAGTAATCATCTGTTCACTGGTCATCACTACTAATCTTTCAATCAAGTTTTCTAATTCTCTTACATTTCCCATCCAATCATAATTCTCTAAAGCCTCAATGGCAGCCGAAGCAATTGTTTTATTAACTTCAAACTTTTCATTAAACTCCTGTAGGAAATGAGAAATCAATGGAGTAATATCTTCCTTCCTTTCTCGCAGTGGAGGAACATAGATAGGTACTACATTAAGGCGATAATAAAGATCCTCTCTAAACTTTCCTTCCTTTGTCATCTGCTCTAAATCCTGGTTAGTAGCTGAGATAATTCTAGCATTGATATCAATACTTTCAGTCCCACCGACTCTCATTATCTCTTTTTCCTGTAAAGCCCGGAGCAATTTAACCTGTAGATTCAGCGGCAGCTCACCTATTTCATCCAAAAATAGAGTACCATCATTAGCTAACTCAAACATCCCCATCTTCCCTTCGGATTTAGCCCCGGTAAATGCTCCCTCCTCATAACCGAATAATTCTGCTTCCAATAAGTTATCCGGAATTGCCCCACAGTTAACTTTGATTAATGACCCATCTCTACGATCACTCACTTTATGGATTGTTCGGGCAATAATCTCTTTACCTACCCCGGATTCACCAGTAATCAAAACAGTAGAATCAACTCTACCTACTTGTAAAGCCAGATCAAAGACCCTCTCCATTTTTCCACTCTTAATTACTATTTCATCAAACTCCAATTGTTGGGAACGCAGTTTCTCCAGCTCAGAATAATATTTTTCACTTAATTCTTTAGTCTTTTCCAACTCTTGTTTAAGGTGATTTAATTCCTCCACATCCCGGGCAGTGGTTACTACTCTAACTATTTCCCCTTCTTCATTGAAGACAGGATTCC from the Acetohalobium arabaticum DSM 5501 genome contains:
- a CDS encoding P-II family nitrogen regulator produces the protein MKKVECIIRPEKLEELVVAVEQLGISGLNITQIAGYGNQKGQTDTYRGVEYEVKFKEKLKVEIVVDEEKVEDLVDKILSAARTGEVGDGKIFIYSIEEAVRIRTKEVGKEAI
- a CDS encoding ammonium transporter produces the protein MSRRVALLMLLVLMVVLLSPTALAATTAESNAVAIDTTWTLLAAFLVFFMQAGFAMVEAGFTRAKNAGNIIMKNIMDVSIGAVVYWICGFAFMFGVGNSFIGLDGFFLNGSYEHLGLNIPLEAFWVFQSVFAATAATIVSGAAAERTKYTGYLIYSIVISGVIYPVVGHWIWGGGWLSNMIDFAGSTVVHSVGGWAALAAAIVLGPRLGKYNKDGSANALPGHNLLMAALGVFILWFGWFGFNTGSTVAGTDLSIGSIAVTTNLAAAAGVVLAMLTSWIKYGKADVSMTLNGALAGLVGITAGTAAVDNVGAVIIGALSGILVVYAVELIDKLQADDPVGAVAVHGVCGAFGTLMVGLLATDGGLFYGGGLNLLLTQAKGVISVAVWTFSTSYILFKAVDLTIGMRVSEEEEKRGLDLTEHNSVSYPDFVPLHAKKSIKVSKQE
- the glnA gene encoding type I glutamate--ammonia ligase, yielding MSSMTKEDVLQKAEELDVKFIRLQFTDILGVVKNVAITVDQLEEALEGEIMFDGSSIDGFTRIQESDMYLKPDFNTFTIFPWRPEAGGTVARLVCDVYNPNDEAFAGGPRNVLKKVLKEAEEMGYTMNVGPEPEFFLFEKTEDGRATIETHDQGGYFDLGPVDLGNDVRREIVLTLEKMGFEVEASHHEVAPGQHEIDFKYEEALRTADNIATFKFVVKSIANQYDVHATFMPKPIFGENGSGMHVHQSLFEGSENAFYDESDELGLSQTAKYYIGGLLKHAQALAAITNPTVNSYKRLVPGYEAPVYQAWSSANRSALIRIPSASGVGTRLELRNPDPTANPYLAIAVMLKAGLDGIKNEIEPPTEVVENIYDMTAEEKEELGIESLPVNINQAVQELLADEVIQDALGDHVLKHFVEAKQIEWDDYRTSVHQWELDNYLETF
- a CDS encoding NAD+ synthase — protein: MLDKNYQKVIYKLQNWIQDKVESAGCQGAVVGLSGGIDSSVTAVLSKMAFPKRTLGLIMPCESNSQDRRDAQLVADEFDIDYEIVDLNNTLNTLLSAVDNFDDKMPKANIKPRLRMTVLYYYGQLRNSLVIGTDNRSELKLGYFTKHGDGGIDLAPMGNLVKTEVREVAKLLEIPNRIINKAPSAGLWADQTDESELGLSYEEIDRYILTGEADEQVKRKVESLAEENSHKLQLPPIPEF
- the asnB gene encoding asparagine synthase (glutamine-hydrolyzing): MCGIAGWIDWKVNMNQQRSIVEEMGKTLECRGPDEKGAWFTENVGFAHRRLIVIDPEGGKQPMIKKHQGNTYVITYNGELYNTQELRRRLKTKGYEFNSHSDTEVLLTSYIEWGEECVKHLNGIFAFGIWDQKRESLYLARDRIGVKPLFYTQQQDRLIFGSELKALLAHPDIEAEIDTDGLGQIFVMGPARTPGNGVFCGIDEVKPGHYLVYDRDGLRKCQYWNLESKQHTDTAEETVHRVRELFVDTVERQLVSDVPICTLLSGGLDSSAITAVASKALQEAGKGQLHTYSVDYEGNDEHFESNEFQPDADNVWVERVSNYLGTKHHSVILDNSRLAEMLPAGVTARDLPGMADIDTSLYLFSRAIKEDFTVAVSGECADEIFGGYPWYHREEALQADTFPWSRNLEDRVRLLDNNLAARIKPQEYMQAKYQQALEEVPRLPGEEGKNARMREMFYLNLTRWMPTLLDRKDRMSMLTGLEIRVPFCDHRLVEYVWNIPWSMKNYGGNRKGILREALKGILPEDVRLRPKNPYPKTFNPDYFAAVRDWLLEILDTPNAPLLELIDVAAVRKLTKADQDFDIPWFGQLMRLPQLFAYLIQVNTWLEEYNVSIK
- a CDS encoding 2-hydroxyacid dehydrogenase; this encodes MKIVMLEPLAVKEEIINELKANLEEQDHEFVAYDNRIEDEDVIIDRASEADALIITNLPLSERVIEACSNLKLISVAFTGVDHIDLEACQKQGVTVCNAPGYSTHSVAELAIGFMITVMRNMVPCDVATRKGKTRTGLIGNELKGKKLGIIGTGSIGLRVAEIGKVFGCELLGYNRSEKEQAKELGLEYVNLDTLMKESDIISLHLPHTEETKGMIDKEKISLMKESSIFINVARGPIVDNEALAAALKEGHIAGAGIDVFEMEPPIPQDHPLLNAPNTVVTPHVAFATPEAFYRRANTVFDNIESWLQDNPQNVMN
- a CDS encoding amidohydrolase — protein: MKTLADLILYNGKIITLDGTDRIVEAVAVNKEEIIAVGTNEEIKEFMTDNTQQLNLEGKTVVPGFIDSHVHFVQTGLNKLFLNFTGVDSREEMLNLIKNRAQKLPAGEWIYGVGFDEENFADPQPPTRWQLDKLVPDNPAWFSRVDCHSCVVNSKALQLLNMPRNILGLDRDRKGRVTGVIRNKANFEVRNWVLGNIPNRKRMKAIQVATRLALEVGITTIHSMEGGGLFSELDLQLLLEVKDENPLDIVLFNQTMDVDRVLSLGLDRIGGCIALDGSIGSRTAALIEPYADEPTTRARLYHSQKRINEFVTTAHKAGLQIAVHAIGSRAIDQILEAYQVAQKEYPRDNPRHRVEHNELINQQQINKAKELGVTLSMQPAFEYYWGGSAGMYSTRLGEKRAKRTNPFRDIIDANCLMIGGSDSDVTPMDPLLGIHGAVNHSNPTQQLTIKEALKLFTINPAKAAFEADIKGSIEVGKAANLTVLNRDILTVPSDEIKDIEVMKTIIKGRIHYARY
- a CDS encoding sigma 54-interacting transcriptional regulator, translating into MKVAEIMTKDPITLCKEDTIGKAAEIFHNERIDGAPVVDAENKLIGIFTKSHLMKAVKEGLENSIAVGKLMQTDVMKITEDRTLESAWKIKIGRLPVVDKDNGLVGILTRTDLVEAFYTQSQKVVGELTTILDSSHNGIIAIDVEGRIITFNSAAEEILGYKAEEVLGRQIADIIPNTGLINVLETGEEEFGEKINVGDVVALTNRSLIYKDGELRGSMAIFQDISELEKVSEELNTVKNLNKELDAIIESVSDGLYVTDGNADTIRINSAYEEITGIKSEEVLGRNMEELVEEGIFSEAVTFQVLEKEESVSVMHDIKTGKQVLSTGNPVFNEEGEIVRVVTTARDVEELNHLKQELEKTKELSEKYYSELEKLRSQQLEFDEIVIKSGKMERVFDLALQVGRVDSTVLITGESGVGKEIIARTIHKVSDRRDGSLIKVNCGAIPDNLLEAELFGYEEGAFTGAKSEGKMGMFELANDGTLFLDEIGELPLNLQVKLLRALQEKEIMRVGGTESIDINARIISATNQDLEQMTKEGKFREDLYYRLNVVPIYVPPLRERKEDITPLISHFLQEFNEKFEVNKTIASAAIEALENYDWMGNVRELENLIERLVVMTSEQMITLDCLPEHIKKKQQGNLDIEIFDIIPLKQGVSKVEEDLVKMALDKYGSTYKAAEVLGVSQPTVVRKKQKYGI